One window of Cohnella hashimotonis genomic DNA carries:
- a CDS encoding DUF2626 family protein, giving the protein MARMFRMLGFWTLAIALMSFAGDMYEMALLFFIQTAAFFLLGYLKFTERTYVFMFWGYMIIAFLGFTYWSVFEMGLPA; this is encoded by the coding sequence ATGGCACGCATGTTCCGGATGCTTGGTTTCTGGACGCTCGCGATCGCGCTCATGTCGTTTGCAGGCGATATGTATGAAATGGCGCTTCTGTTCTTTATCCAGACGGCCGCCTTCTTCTTGCTCGGTTACCTGAAGTTCACGGAGCGCACATACGTCTTCATGTTCTGGGGCTATATGATCATCGCGTTCCTCGGCTTTACCTACTGGTCCGTATTTGAGATGGGCTTGCCGGCATAA
- a CDS encoding YhcN/YlaJ family sporulation lipoprotein: MYVGKPAKAGLILLLASALLSAAGCGNRTAAPGQPGQDRLQAHSAPGSDVSVGDRSVAVRPNAKAVAAHLEQLAEGVRGVRHANCVIFGKYAVVGIDVDPKMERSRVGTTKYAVAEAFRKDPYGIDALVTADMDMAQRIREIRADAKRGRPIAGFAEEMADIVGRLVPQVPRSIVPPASPDGAGPAARSHADTSANTQRTQ, translated from the coding sequence ATGTACGTTGGTAAGCCGGCCAAAGCCGGATTAATCTTGCTGCTGGCTTCGGCTCTGTTGTCCGCCGCCGGATGCGGCAACCGGACGGCAGCTCCCGGGCAGCCCGGACAGGACCGCCTGCAGGCGCACAGCGCGCCCGGCAGCGATGTCTCGGTTGGCGACCGCTCCGTCGCGGTCCGGCCGAACGCGAAGGCCGTCGCCGCCCACCTCGAGCAGCTGGCCGAGGGCGTCCGCGGCGTTCGCCACGCCAATTGCGTTATTTTCGGCAAATATGCCGTCGTCGGCATCGACGTCGACCCGAAGATGGAGCGCTCGAGAGTCGGGACGACCAAGTACGCCGTCGCAGAGGCATTCCGCAAAGACCCGTACGGTATCGATGCGCTTGTGACCGCGGACATGGATATGGCCCAGCGAATCCGGGAGATTCGAGCCGACGCGAAGCGCGGCCGGCCGATCGCGGGCTTCGCGGAGGAGATGGCCGATATCGTCGGCCGGCTCGTTCCCCAAGTGCCGCGCAGCATCGTGCCTCCAGCCTCTCCGGACGGTGCCGGACCGGCTGCCAGGTCGCACGCGGATACGTCCGCAAATACGCAAAGAACCCAGTGA
- a CDS encoding PhoH family protein → MKKIYVLDTNVLLHDPLALFAFGSNEVVIPSVVLEEIDSKKRLADEIGRNARFVSRELDRMREIGHLHNGVALENGGVLKVEMNHRRFVRVQELFGEMTNDNRILAVALNYHLEEQEQPESARPVILVSKDVLVRVKADVLGVTAEDYLSDRIAEGTDHYTGQVTLHVHPAQIDEFYTYRFLSINQMGLKQKLHPNEFVILRDELGTSKSALLKVSQDGARLEPLHLSNEPVWGITARNAQQRMALELLLNDDIPLVTLTGRAGTGKTLITLAAGLMKVEDEHKYKKLLIARPVVPMGKDIGYLPGEKEEKLRPWMQPIYDNLEFLFDTKKSGDLDKILMGLGSIQVEALTYIRGRSIPGQLIIIDEAQNLSKHEVKTIVSRVGEHSKIVLLGDPEQIDHPYLDAQSNGLTYLVESFKAEGISGHVTLEKGERSKLAQLAAEKL, encoded by the coding sequence GTGAAAAAAATTTACGTGCTCGATACGAACGTGCTGCTCCATGATCCGCTCGCATTGTTTGCCTTCGGCTCGAACGAGGTCGTCATTCCTTCGGTCGTGCTCGAGGAGATCGACTCCAAGAAAAGGCTGGCCGACGAGATCGGGCGCAATGCCCGGTTCGTGTCCAGGGAGCTCGACCGTATGCGGGAGATCGGGCATTTGCACAACGGGGTTGCTCTGGAAAACGGCGGCGTGCTGAAGGTGGAAATGAATCATCGCCGCTTTGTACGGGTACAGGAGCTATTCGGGGAAATGACCAACGACAACCGCATCCTGGCGGTCGCGCTGAACTATCATCTGGAGGAACAGGAGCAGCCCGAATCGGCGCGCCCTGTCATCCTCGTGAGCAAGGACGTGCTGGTTCGCGTCAAGGCGGACGTGTTGGGCGTCACCGCCGAGGACTACTTGTCGGACCGGATCGCCGAAGGCACCGACCATTATACGGGCCAGGTCACGCTGCACGTCCATCCGGCGCAGATCGATGAATTTTATACGTATCGCTTCCTCAGCATCAATCAGATGGGACTCAAGCAAAAGCTTCATCCGAACGAATTCGTCATTCTCCGCGACGAGCTCGGTACTTCAAAGTCTGCTCTCCTGAAGGTGAGCCAGGACGGCGCAAGGCTTGAGCCGCTGCATTTGTCCAACGAGCCGGTATGGGGCATCACCGCCCGCAATGCGCAGCAGCGCATGGCGCTCGAGCTGCTGCTGAACGACGATATTCCGCTCGTGACGCTGACGGGGAGGGCCGGAACAGGCAAGACGCTCATTACACTTGCCGCGGGGCTCATGAAGGTCGAAGACGAACACAAGTACAAGAAGCTGCTCATCGCCCGTCCTGTCGTGCCGATGGGCAAGGATATCGGTTATTTGCCCGGGGAGAAGGAAGAGAAGCTGAGGCCATGGATGCAGCCGATCTACGATAATCTGGAATTTTTGTTCGATACGAAAAAATCGGGGGATCTGGACAAAATTTTGATGGGACTCGGCAGCATCCAAGTCGAGGCGCTCACGTACATTCGCGGGCGTTCGATACCGGGGCAGTTGATTATCATCGACGAAGCCCAGAATCTGAGCAAGCACGAGGTGAAAACGATCGTCTCGCGCGTCGGCGAGCATAGTAAAATCGTGCTGCTTGGCGATCCGGAGCAAATCGACCATCCATACCTGGACGCGCAAAGCAACGGTCTGACGTATCTGGTGGAGAGCTTCAAGGCGGAAGGCATCAGCGGGCATGTGACGCTGGAAAAGGGAGAGCGCTCCAAGCTTGCCCAACTGGCCGCAGAGAAGCTGTAA
- a CDS encoding YlaH-like family protein — MQTWFHDHPVVSYLLILAFTIYIFNAVFRMGRLPILKEIIVHIIMAIGCLVLLLLQLDKLPIIQCMSVAVIMMLMLRGRQMYDKWRAKRGGAEAAVKRTES, encoded by the coding sequence GTGCAGACCTGGTTTCATGACCACCCCGTCGTTTCCTACCTGCTGATCTTGGCATTTACGATCTATATCTTTAATGCCGTCTTCCGGATGGGCCGACTGCCCATTCTGAAGGAGATCATCGTGCATATCATCATGGCGATCGGGTGCCTCGTGCTCCTCCTGCTACAGCTCGACAAGCTGCCGATCATTCAGTGCATGTCGGTCGCCGTGATTATGATGCTCATGCTTCGCGGCCGCCAAATGTACGACAAATGGCGGGCCAAGCGGGGCGGCGCCGAAGCGGCCGTCAAGCGGACGGAATCCTAG
- a CDS encoding coiled-coil domain-containing protein, translating into MRRLVLFAVAVMLLMALFPGKIVPTPPPVYAEPLAETTRQLLEKGLSVVEIDREIDRISGLRKETEKSIALNEAKLAERQLAIAAQREKAGRVLRAYYMGQKEAMLGVLVSFKSLAGLLRSWDLMDTIFEADRRTLADFNREYEEIRKGQEKLQKDKDELSRVAADLASQRDRVAALQAEIRAAIDGSADPAIARKQLEEIQSYWQSAGLYEVRRHFSALAKAMNKLPDWIQEHPEALKTKGLSTTLTLSDAQLNEFLHAQSELLKDFSISFKPDLLSLQGKSGSMEVAVTGTYTVENEPKNAIMFHMNTLVFNGLALPDTTRDDLVRDFDLGFYPQQVMAYLKADSVSLEEGRLIVKLKIGK; encoded by the coding sequence ATGCGGAGACTCGTCCTGTTTGCCGTCGCCGTCATGCTCCTCATGGCGCTTTTTCCCGGAAAAATCGTACCGACGCCGCCTCCCGTCTATGCGGAGCCGCTCGCGGAGACGACCCGGCAGCTGCTAGAGAAAGGACTCAGCGTCGTAGAGATCGACAGAGAGATCGATCGGATCTCGGGGCTGCGAAAAGAAACCGAAAAAAGCATCGCGCTAAACGAAGCGAAGCTCGCGGAGCGCCAGCTCGCCATTGCGGCGCAGCGCGAAAAGGCGGGACGCGTACTGCGAGCCTACTATATGGGTCAGAAGGAAGCGATGCTCGGCGTCCTCGTCAGCTTCAAATCGCTCGCCGGACTGCTCAGAAGCTGGGACCTGATGGATACGATATTCGAAGCCGACCGCCGCACGCTGGCCGACTTCAATCGGGAATACGAAGAGATCCGCAAAGGCCAGGAAAAGCTGCAAAAAGACAAGGACGAGCTGTCCCGCGTAGCCGCAGACCTTGCGAGTCAGCGAGACCGGGTCGCGGCGCTGCAGGCCGAGATCCGCGCTGCCATCGACGGCAGCGCGGATCCCGCGATTGCACGCAAGCAGCTCGAGGAAATACAGTCCTATTGGCAAAGCGCGGGGCTGTACGAAGTAAGGCGCCACTTCAGCGCGCTCGCCAAAGCGATGAACAAGCTGCCGGATTGGATTCAGGAGCACCCGGAAGCGTTGAAAACGAAAGGCTTGTCGACGACGCTTACGTTGAGCGACGCGCAGTTGAACGAATTCCTTCATGCGCAAAGCGAACTGCTTAAAGACTTCAGCATTTCGTTTAAACCGGATCTTTTGTCTCTGCAAGGAAAAAGCGGCTCGATGGAGGTCGCCGTCACAGGTACTTATACGGTCGAGAACGAACCGAAAAACGCCATCATGTTCCATATGAATACGCTCGTTTTCAACGGGCTGGCGCTGCCCGATACGACGCGCGACGACCTGGTGCGCGACTTCGATCTCGGCTTCTACCCGCAGCAGGTGATGGCTTATTTAAAGGCCGACAGCGTGTCTCTCGAGGAGGGCAGGCTAATCGTGAAGCTCAAGATCGGCAAGTAG
- a CDS encoding extracellular solute-binding protein, with product MTRRKYVVVLMLLMLAVLLTSPWASAPEPDLAPDAVPEGQEAIEEEPVFAEQHAELNVKIIQDEETFRLLERQSAVFERSHPDIRVSLERIDPGNSGDLPNGWREAEKIADVALVPSLWVKRMAVSGLLLPADSAFEGDALSEQFEAVAAPLKWNGYIWGVPHHIDPYVVVWNRARLSAATRQDGSALTLPLGPEDWATLGTEMANEGSRPWLAIDERDSAALLTWLGAATGIRPDLLLGDGNGQWGAGPAATMLDTLRGTVGLRAPDSGAPFWEAMASGQYAAAVTRLSVAQAGIASLGADAAAGLSIDRSGWDKAYAFEGGASFVIAAGTQGESAAKTWIAAMTEAQRQLDNYDAAGYLPVYRSLYAERRNLPDLAGRGAQQFPNWAPQVGPEWPLLMTKVGLYWTDWRQGRLALTDWPPRWSGLLADLELHD from the coding sequence GTGACGCGCCGGAAGTATGTCGTCGTGCTCATGCTGCTTATGCTGGCGGTGCTGCTCACTTCGCCTTGGGCTTCCGCGCCGGAGCCGGACCTTGCGCCGGACGCGGTGCCTGAGGGGCAAGAGGCGATCGAGGAGGAGCCCGTCTTCGCGGAGCAGCATGCGGAGCTAAACGTGAAAATCATACAGGACGAGGAGACGTTTCGACTGCTCGAGCGGCAGTCGGCGGTTTTCGAGCGCAGCCATCCGGACATTCGCGTCAGCCTGGAGCGCATCGACCCCGGCAATTCTGGGGACCTGCCGAACGGATGGCGCGAGGCGGAGAAAATCGCCGACGTCGCGCTCGTCCCGAGTTTATGGGTCAAGCGCATGGCCGTCTCGGGTCTGCTGCTGCCTGCCGACTCGGCGTTCGAAGGCGATGCGCTGTCCGAACAGTTCGAGGCGGTCGCCGCCCCGCTCAAGTGGAACGGGTACATATGGGGCGTGCCGCATCATATCGATCCTTATGTCGTCGTGTGGAATCGCGCGCGATTGTCGGCCGCTACGCGACAAGACGGCAGCGCCTTGACGCTGCCGCTCGGTCCCGAAGACTGGGCGACGCTCGGGACTGAGATGGCAAACGAGGGGAGCCGGCCCTGGCTTGCGATCGACGAGCGCGATTCGGCGGCACTGCTCACCTGGCTGGGCGCGGCGACGGGGATCAGGCCGGATTTGCTGCTGGGCGATGGAAATGGACAGTGGGGCGCCGGCCCTGCCGCGACGATGCTGGATACCCTTCGCGGCACGGTCGGATTGCGGGCGCCCGATTCCGGCGCTCCGTTCTGGGAAGCGATGGCATCGGGACAATACGCGGCCGCAGTCACGCGGCTATCGGTGGCACAGGCCGGCATTGCGAGTCTCGGCGCGGACGCGGCGGCCGGATTGTCCATCGACCGCAGCGGATGGGACAAGGCGTATGCCTTTGAAGGCGGCGCCTCCTTTGTCATCGCCGCAGGCACGCAGGGCGAGAGCGCGGCAAAAACCTGGATCGCGGCGATGACCGAAGCGCAGCGTCAGCTCGATAATTATGACGCGGCGGGGTATTTGCCCGTATACCGGTCGTTGTATGCCGAGCGACGCAACCTGCCGGACCTGGCAGGCAGAGGGGCCCAGCAGTTTCCGAACTGGGCGCCTCAAGTCGGCCCCGAATGGCCGCTGCTGATGACAAAAGTCGGTCTTTACTGGACGGACTGGCGGCAAGGCCGGCTTGCCTTGACGGATTGGCCGCCGAGATGGAGCGGCCTACTTGCCGATCTTGAGCTTCACGATTAG
- a CDS encoding RsfA family transcriptional regulator: MAAIRQDAWSADDDLILAEITLRHIREGSTQLAAFEEVGQRIARTAAACGFRWNSCVRKRYDDAISISKQQRQKRNYLKKQGAIALPSDERPSASAEEENTGKGELISSDALSLEAVIRYLKQWKGSVQELGKQVKQLEKELREKNEQLSALREINDRLSKQADAAQTDYQVVNDDYKALIRIMDRARRLAILSEESEEEKTRFKMDANGNLERIE; the protein is encoded by the coding sequence ATGGCGGCTATTAGACAAGATGCATGGAGCGCGGATGACGATCTTATTTTGGCGGAGATTACGCTTCGCCACATACGGGAGGGGAGCACGCAGCTCGCCGCGTTCGAGGAGGTCGGGCAGCGGATCGCAAGAACGGCCGCGGCATGCGGATTCCGATGGAACAGCTGCGTTCGAAAGCGCTACGACGATGCGATCAGCATTTCCAAGCAACAGCGGCAAAAGCGCAATTATCTCAAGAAGCAGGGCGCCATCGCACTGCCTTCGGACGAACGGCCTTCGGCTTCCGCCGAAGAAGAGAACACGGGCAAAGGGGAGCTGATCAGCTCGGATGCGCTCAGTCTCGAGGCCGTCATCCGATATTTGAAGCAGTGGAAGGGCTCTGTTCAGGAGCTGGGCAAACAAGTGAAGCAGCTGGAAAAAGAATTGAGAGAAAAAAACGAGCAGCTCAGCGCTCTCCGGGAGATCAACGACCGTCTGTCCAAGCAGGCCGACGCGGCGCAAACCGACTACCAGGTCGTCAACGACGATTATAAAGCGCTTATCCGAATCATGGACCGGGCGCGCAGACTCGCGATTCTGTCCGAGGAGTCGGAGGAGGAAAAAACGAGATTTAAAATGGATGCCAACGGCAACCTGGAACGAATCGAATAG
- a CDS encoding YjbE family putative metal transport protein (Members of this highly hydrophobic protein family,regularly are found preceded by the yybP-ykoY manganese riboswitch (see RF00080). A metal cation transport function is proposed.), which produces MELWGHLVVFAQIVLINLLLSGDNAVVIAMAGRRLPPAQRRRAVWWGAAAAVLLRCALTVLAALLLDIPYLQTAGAVLLLVIAFKLLTDHKEEVSAGTGASTLAGAVWTIVVADFVMSLDNVLAVAAVAGEDTALLLIGIAMSIPIIIWGSSFIMHLLDRYPVLLYAGGALLAYAACEMALKDKGLAPLLAGLGESGLHALPFATVAALLSAALWMKRRSRVHS; this is translated from the coding sequence ATGGAATTATGGGGTCATTTGGTCGTTTTCGCGCAAATCGTGCTCATTAATCTGCTGCTCAGCGGCGACAACGCAGTCGTTATCGCCATGGCCGGCCGCAGGCTTCCGCCGGCGCAGCGTCGGCGAGCGGTTTGGTGGGGAGCGGCGGCAGCCGTGCTGCTGCGGTGCGCGCTCACGGTGCTGGCAGCGCTTCTGCTCGACATCCCTTATTTGCAGACGGCAGGCGCCGTTCTGCTGCTTGTGATCGCCTTCAAGCTGCTCACGGATCATAAAGAGGAGGTAAGCGCAGGCACGGGAGCCTCTACGCTCGCAGGCGCCGTCTGGACGATCGTGGTCGCCGACTTCGTCATGAGCTTGGACAACGTGCTCGCCGTGGCGGCCGTCGCCGGCGAGGATACGGCGCTGCTTTTGATCGGCATCGCGATGAGCATACCTATCATTATTTGGGGGAGCTCGTTCATTATGCATCTCCTCGACCGGTATCCCGTTCTGCTGTACGCGGGCGGAGCGCTGCTCGCCTATGCCGCTTGCGAGATGGCGCTGAAGGACAAGGGGCTTGCGCCGCTGCTCGCCGGTTTGGGCGAGAGCGGACTGCATGCGCTGCCCTTCGCAACCGTAGCCGCCCTCCTGTCGGCGGCACTGTGGATGAAGCGGAGAAGCCGCGTCCATTCGTGA
- a CDS encoding ketopantoate reductase family protein → MASIQIIGGGAIGLLLAGRLAASGVRVCVRTRTRAQADELAALGVTVQSSLGEADVRADVDAAALDDEGAGPVSDTLLAVKQTALTPAFLYRLGTVLPPGASVTAFCNGIGHTDLLAAHLPGRSLFAAVTTEGALRVGTTTVRHTGRGEIRLGPAPLFEPVSADITAGDINVVAPLASMLKQAGFSATLSNDMAQRMLRKLLGNAVVNPLTSLLRVRNGELVRTPERIALMRTLFDETLSVLEALGLERTEGLWEELLDLCARTAANRSSMLQDVLAGRPTEIGAINGAVTRLAAQHGADAPYNESLVALVSAMRGEDREG, encoded by the coding sequence ATGGCAAGCATTCAGATCATCGGCGGCGGCGCGATCGGGCTGTTGCTGGCGGGCAGGCTGGCGGCGTCGGGCGTCCGCGTATGCGTGAGAACGAGAACGCGCGCACAGGCGGACGAGCTGGCGGCATTGGGCGTAACCGTGCAGTCTTCGCTGGGAGAAGCGGACGTGCGCGCCGATGTGGACGCAGCGGCACTGGACGACGAGGGCGCCGGGCCGGTGAGCGATACGCTGCTTGCCGTCAAGCAGACGGCGCTGACGCCCGCTTTTCTATATCGCCTGGGAACTGTGCTGCCGCCTGGCGCGTCGGTAACGGCTTTCTGCAACGGCATCGGCCATACCGACCTGCTGGCTGCGCATTTGCCCGGGAGAAGCCTTTTTGCGGCCGTAACGACGGAGGGGGCGCTTCGGGTCGGGACGACGACCGTGCGCCATACGGGCAGGGGCGAAATTCGGCTCGGTCCGGCGCCATTATTCGAGCCGGTAAGCGCGGATATTACGGCGGGGGATATAAACGTCGTGGCGCCGCTCGCGTCGATGCTGAAACAGGCAGGATTTTCCGCGACGCTGTCGAATGATATGGCACAGAGAATGCTGCGGAAGCTGCTCGGCAATGCTGTCGTCAATCCGCTGACGTCGCTGCTGCGGGTTCGGAACGGCGAATTGGTACGAACGCCCGAGCGGATCGCGCTTATGCGGACGTTGTTCGACGAGACATTGTCCGTGTTGGAGGCCCTCGGACTCGAGCGGACGGAAGGCCTTTGGGAAGAGCTGCTCGACCTTTGCGCGCGCACGGCTGCCAACCGCTCGTCGATGCTGCAGGACGTGCTTGCGGGCCGTCCCACTGAGATCGGTGCGATCAACGGCGCCGTCACGCGCCTGGCAGCGCAGCATGGGGCGGACGCTCCTTATAACGAGTCGCTTGTCGCGCTGGTGTCGGCGATGCGGGGCGAAGACAGAGAAGGGTGA
- the typA gene encoding translational GTPase TypA, translated as MQQEQIRNIAIIAHVDHGKTTLVDQLLRQSGTFRENEQVQERAMDSNDLERERGITILAKNTAVRYKDHLINIVDTPGHADFGGEVERIMKMVDGVLLVVDAFEGCMPQTKFVLRKALEAGLTPIVVVNKIDRPAARPAEVIDEVLELFIELEANDEQLEFPVVYASGLNGIASLDAGTLGTTMEPLYETIIAKIPHPTEDQDAPLQFLVTLLDYNEYLGRIPIGRVNRGKIRQGQPVAVLDREGKIRQARIEKLFGFQGLKRVEMEEAAAGDIIAIAGIKDVNIGETIADPANPEALPVLKIDEPTLQMRFLVNNSPFAGREGKHVTSRKLRERLFKELETDVALRVDETDSPDAFVVSGRGELHLGILIENMRREGYELQVSKPEVILRDIDGVKSEPIERLMIDVPEESMGNVMESLGTRKADMVNMINNGNGQVRLEFLIPARGLIGYRTNFLTLTRGYGVMNHAFDSYGPVVGGQVGGRHQGVLVASETGSSTVYGMMGVEDRGIMFVEPGTEIYEGMIVGEHTRDNDIIVNICKEKALNNIRTANKEETVKLKSPRLMSMEEALEYLNDDELCEITPKSIRLRKKLLNKSERERSEKQRKMAESGV; from the coding sequence ATGCAACAAGAACAAATCCGCAATATCGCCATTATCGCGCACGTCGACCACGGGAAAACGACGCTCGTCGACCAGCTTCTGCGTCAATCGGGCACGTTCCGCGAAAATGAGCAAGTCCAGGAGAGAGCGATGGACTCCAACGATCTCGAGCGGGAGCGCGGCATTACGATTCTGGCGAAGAACACCGCCGTCCGTTACAAGGATCACCTGATCAATATCGTCGACACCCCCGGACACGCCGATTTCGGCGGCGAAGTCGAACGGATCATGAAAATGGTCGACGGCGTCTTGCTGGTCGTCGACGCGTTCGAAGGCTGCATGCCGCAGACCAAGTTCGTGCTTCGCAAAGCGCTCGAAGCGGGCCTGACCCCGATCGTCGTCGTCAACAAGATCGACCGTCCGGCCGCGCGTCCGGCCGAAGTCATCGACGAAGTGCTCGAGCTGTTTATCGAGCTCGAAGCGAACGACGAGCAGCTTGAATTCCCGGTCGTATACGCGTCCGGCCTGAACGGCATCGCGAGCCTCGATGCCGGCACGCTCGGCACGACGATGGAGCCGCTGTACGAGACGATCATCGCTAAGATTCCGCACCCGACCGAAGATCAGGACGCGCCGCTGCAGTTCCTCGTCACGCTGCTCGATTACAACGAGTACCTGGGCCGCATTCCGATCGGCCGCGTCAACCGCGGCAAGATCCGCCAAGGACAGCCGGTCGCCGTCCTGGACCGCGAAGGCAAGATCCGCCAGGCCCGTATCGAAAAGCTGTTCGGCTTCCAGGGCCTGAAGCGCGTCGAGATGGAAGAAGCGGCAGCCGGCGACATCATCGCCATCGCGGGCATCAAGGACGTCAACATCGGCGAGACGATCGCCGACCCGGCCAATCCCGAAGCGCTGCCGGTGCTTAAGATCGACGAGCCGACGCTGCAGATGCGCTTCCTTGTCAACAACAGCCCGTTTGCAGGACGTGAAGGCAAGCACGTCACCTCGCGCAAGCTGCGCGAGCGCCTGTTCAAGGAGCTTGAGACGGACGTTGCGCTGCGCGTCGATGAGACAGACAGCCCCGACGCCTTCGTCGTCAGCGGCCGCGGCGAACTGCATCTCGGCATCCTGATCGAGAACATGCGCCGCGAAGGTTACGAGCTGCAGGTGTCCAAGCCGGAGGTCATCCTCCGCGATATCGACGGCGTCAAAAGCGAGCCGATCGAGCGCCTGATGATCGACGTGCCCGAGGAGAGCATGGGCAACGTCATGGAGAGCCTCGGCACGCGCAAGGCCGACATGGTGAACATGATCAACAACGGCAACGGCCAAGTCCGTCTCGAATTTCTCATTCCTGCGCGCGGCCTGATCGGCTATCGCACGAACTTCCTGACGCTGACGCGCGGCTACGGCGTCATGAACCACGCATTCGACAGCTATGGCCCTGTCGTGGGCGGCCAAGTCGGCGGCCGTCACCAAGGCGTGCTCGTCGCCAGCGAGACGGGTTCTTCTACCGTCTACGGCATGATGGGCGTCGAAGACCGCGGGATCATGTTCGTCGAGCCGGGCACGGAAATCTATGAAGGCATGATCGTCGGCGAGCATACCCGCGACAACGACATCATCGTCAACATTTGCAAAGAAAAGGCGCTCAACAACATCCGTACGGCCAACAAGGAAGAGACGGTCAAGCTCAAGTCGCCTCGCCTGATGTCGATGGAAGAAGCGCTCGAATACTTGAACGACGACGAGCTGTGCGAGATTACGCCGAAGTCGATCCGACTGCGCAAGAAGCTGCTGAACAAGAGCGAGCGCGAGCGTTCGGAAAAGCAGCGCAAGATGGCCGAGTCCGGCGTTTAA
- a CDS encoding LCP family protein: MSSNTPLPPRRSSGAAKATVRANPPKKKKRKWPRILFAIILLVILGLGAYAYSLWREVDGALDDASSGASTQAVPEGEKAQVKPISLLLLGMDYRPKIGGMNTDVIMVAAFNPKSNTATVVTIPRDSDLQLDGYSTQKINAFYARFHSKSDAKGEAANAYARDEMKQMLGKFFDIDIKYASVLNFQGFVDVVDKLGGVKVNVDKDMRYVDNADGTDIDLKAGEQTLKGEDALGFVRYRKSNRGTAASSDFERNERQSQVLGAIVEKMKSFGGITKLSGVIDVAGKNVVTDIPKAQITNMLKTYYDINREDIRFIPLTGVWKSPYVYLDKDSVAEAKAALAEEMSPEGRVAAATDGETK, from the coding sequence ATGAGTTCCAATACCCCGTTGCCGCCGCGCCGGAGTTCGGGCGCCGCGAAAGCAACTGTCAGGGCGAATCCTCCGAAAAAGAAAAAAAGAAAATGGCCTCGTATTCTTTTTGCGATTATCCTGCTTGTCATTCTAGGCCTCGGTGCTTACGCATATTCGTTATGGAGAGAGGTGGACGGCGCGCTGGACGACGCATCCTCGGGCGCGTCGACGCAGGCCGTGCCGGAGGGCGAAAAGGCGCAGGTCAAACCGATCTCGCTCTTGCTGCTGGGAATGGATTACAGACCCAAGATCGGCGGCATGAACACCGACGTCATCATGGTGGCGGCTTTTAATCCCAAGTCCAACACGGCGACGGTCGTGACGATCCCACGGGATTCGGACCTGCAGCTGGACGGTTATTCGACGCAGAAGATCAACGCCTTTTACGCCAGATTCCACAGCAAGAGCGACGCCAAAGGCGAGGCGGCGAACGCCTATGCCCGCGACGAAATGAAGCAAATGCTCGGCAAGTTTTTCGACATCGACATCAAGTATGCATCCGTGCTGAATTTTCAGGGGTTTGTCGACGTCGTCGACAAGCTGGGCGGGGTAAAGGTGAACGTGGACAAGGATATGCGTTATGTCGACAATGCGGACGGGACCGACATCGATCTGAAGGCGGGCGAGCAGACGCTGAAAGGCGAGGACGCGCTCGGCTTCGTGCGCTACCGCAAGTCCAACCGCGGCACCGCGGCCTCAAGCGATTTCGAGCGCAACGAGCGTCAGAGCCAGGTGCTTGGCGCCATCGTCGAAAAGATGAAATCGTTCGGCGGAATTACGAAGTTGAGCGGCGTGATCGATGTGGCGGGCAAAAATGTGGTGACGGATATTCCGAAGGCGCAGATCACGAATATGTTAAAGACATATTATGATATCAATCGCGAGGACATCCGCTTCATCCCGCTCACGGGCGTCTGGAAAAGCCCTTACGTTTATTTGGACAAAGATTCGGTGGCGGAGGCCAAAGCCGCGCTTGCCGAAGAGATGTCCCCCGAAGGCCGCGTCGCGGCCGCAACGGACGGCGAAACGAAATAA